From a single Silene latifolia isolate original U9 population chromosome 6, ASM4854445v1, whole genome shotgun sequence genomic region:
- the LOC141587186 gene encoding uncharacterized protein LOC141587186 has product MESTPVGRRTRLQQAIKDKELSEEKKQRWFNARNKWRKRLNKDVNLGVVNNDNDDCGEEGIKVNNAVGTNSVNHNISVGENRSLGGADNDHNSNEKSKVVCDGNVGDSDDSLQILEEKWNPDYCYESHSSATASDSDGETISFCEGAEDEGRSSRKTVGLFSQQVFGLGSSSSGKDRKEISDAKVGGEDSNGNILKRKDRHKKRRISNIGVFRRFDGLFLPKEPENNARQQDFVGRRTRSHLKPKLSWKKRGNGTFSHPVTIDDGSSSCSDGDELRNNHVSENTTSCENGTSGRRGRLGRINKPEVSAEPKDDKGGENVVKRKRGRPPKSRNGEKQVGLKKKTHSFKTNEAENIMLNLISENGNARSETFESSVSEGYLPLKFRFPVHNSLPEKSDEVENIMLNTILDNGNARLETFESSVSEGYLPLKFRFPVHNSLPQKSDDEEQIERLFNDLDFSLQACDAGCSVSLPDKEDDNVLVYESDVVPTELCRQGKHYLILEDEIGIRCKFCSFVKIEIRDITPAFHNNPFGRIRKQEPP; this is encoded by the exons atggAGTCTACACCGGTAGGTAGAAGAACGCGTCTTCAACAAGCCATAAAAGATAAGGAGTTGAGTGAGGAAAAAAAGCAGCGATGGTTCAATGCTAGAAATAAGTGGAGGAAGAGGCTGAACAAAGATGTTAATTTAGGGGTAGTTAATAATGACAATGATGATTGTGGAGAGGAGGGTATTAAGGTTAATAATGCTGTTGGGACGAATTCCGTTAACCACAATATTAGTGTTGGGGAAAATCGTAGTTTAGGCGGTGCTGATAATGATCATAATAGTAATGAAAAGAGCAAAGTTGTTTGTGATGGGAATGTCGGGGATAGTGATGATTCCTTGCAAATACTTGAAGAGAAATGGAACCCtgattattgttatgaaagtCATTCATCAGCAACTGCTTCTGACTCTGATGGTGAGACTATTAGTTTTTGTGAGGGAGCCGAAGATGAAGGAAGAAGTTCAAGAAAAACAGTTGGATTATTTTCACAGCAAGTATTTGGTTTAGGCTCTTCATCTAGTGGAAAAGATAGAAAAGAGATTAGTGATGCTAAGGTGGGTGGAGAGGATTCTAATGGTAATATACTGAAGAGAAAAGATAGACATAAAAAACGGAGAATCTCAAATATTGGTGTTTTTCGTAGATTTGATGGGTTGTTTTTGCCTAAAGAGCCTGAGAACAATGCTCGACAACAAGATTTTGTGGGTAGAAGAACAAGGTCTCATCTCAAACCCAAGTTGTCTTGGAAGAAAAGAGGGAATGGTACTTTTAGTCACCCTGTCACCATTGATGATGGATCATCTTCCTGCTCAGATGGTGATGAATTGCGGAACAATCATGTCTCCGAGAACACCACGTCTTGTGAAAATGGTACCTCGGGAAGGAGAGGTCGGCTAGGTAGGATTAATAAGCCTGAGGTTAGCGCAGAGCCCAAGGATGACAAGGGAGGTGAGAACGTTGTCAAGAGAAAAAGAGGGAGGCCTCCTAAGAGTAGGAATGGTGAGAAACAGGTTGGGCTTAAAAAGAAAACACATAGTTTCAAGACTAATGAGGCTGAGAACATTATGCTTAACCTAATCTCGGAGAATGGAAATGCCAGGTCGGAGACCTTTGAATCTTCTGTAAGTGAAGGGTATCTTCCCTTAAAGTTCAGATTCCCGGTCCATAATTCACTGCCAGAGAAGTCCGATGAGGTTGAGAACATTATGCTTAACACAATCTTGGATAATGGCAATGCCAGGTTGGAGACCTTTGAATCTTCTGTAAGTGAAGGGTATCTTCCCTTAAAGTTCAGATTCCCGGTCCATAATTCACTGCCACAGAAGTCCGATGATGAAGAACAAATAGAAAGGCTCTTCAATGATCTAGATTTTTCTCTTCAAGCTTGTGATGCTGGTTGTTCAGTTTCTCTCCCG GACAAAGAAGACGATAATGTTCTTGTCTATGAAAGTGATGTTGTGCCAACGGAGTTGTGCCGTCAAGGAAAGCACTATTTGATTCTTGAGGATGAAATTGGAATTAGGTGCAAATTCTGCTCATTTGTGAAGATTGAAATAAGAGATATCACACCAGCTTTT CACAACAATCCATTTGGGAGAATTAGAAAACAAGAACCACCATAG